In Bacteroides coprosuis DSM 18011, the following are encoded in one genomic region:
- a CDS encoding hypothetical protein (KEGG: bfs:BF1311 hypothetical protein~SPTR: Putative uncharacterized protein;~IMG reference gene:2504107070) — protein sequence MKNIVYKIKSISAVALCALFAGACTSNFEDINQEYGRPNEDQISQGNFKLGAFFPQMINYAYPAQENAYQMGQNLVSDPYARYLSIANTWDTNFSIFNSPDNWLNVPFEDAYSKVYGGLIQVRNLTKDDPTKDFLWAWAQIIRITATQRMTDMYGPVPYTKALDGGVANEYDSQETVYKSMFTDLDNAIDVLGKFVKENPGYRDMARFDRVYASDFSKWLKYANSLKLRMAMRVVNADPELAKTKAEEALASEYGLIESNTENALNPFPVNPIWIMTVAWGDSRVSAEIISYMKGYNDPRLDKLFTKSSFKDKTSDFVGLRVGIKIPSKEWASSYSSTTYKEKDPVNWLTASEVAFIKAEAALRGWKVNGTPQNLYEEGVRLSFAQWNVDGSDAYLNDAESLPADYVDPNSKDNAAENKSEITVKWDESADFETKLERIITQKWLALYPLGMEGWSEHRRTGYPYFFPNVVNEGKDEDSKILYAERIPYPPREAQNNSANYNKALQLLGGPDRYGTKLWWAKK from the coding sequence ATGAAAAATATAGTATATAAGATAAAATCTATATCTGCTGTTGCTCTCTGTGCTCTCTTTGCTGGTGCTTGTACTAGCAATTTTGAAGACATTAATCAAGAGTACGGTAGACCAAATGAAGATCAGATATCGCAAGGTAACTTTAAGTTAGGAGCCTTTTTCCCACAAATGATAAATTATGCATATCCTGCTCAAGAAAATGCTTATCAAATGGGACAAAACTTAGTGAGTGACCCTTACGCCCGCTATTTGTCAATAGCAAATACATGGGATACAAACTTTTCGATCTTTAATTCTCCTGATAATTGGTTGAATGTTCCTTTTGAAGATGCGTATTCTAAAGTCTATGGAGGATTAATCCAAGTAAGAAATTTGACGAAAGATGATCCTACAAAAGACTTTTTATGGGCTTGGGCTCAGATAATTCGAATTACAGCAACACAGCGAATGACGGATATGTATGGTCCAGTACCCTATACTAAAGCATTGGACGGTGGGGTTGCAAACGAATATGACTCTCAAGAAACAGTTTACAAGAGTATGTTTACTGATTTAGACAATGCCATAGATGTATTGGGCAAGTTTGTAAAGGAAAATCCTGGTTATAGAGATATGGCTCGTTTTGATAGAGTTTATGCAAGTGATTTTTCAAAATGGCTCAAATATGCAAACTCTCTAAAATTAAGAATGGCAATGAGAGTTGTTAATGCTGATCCTGAGTTAGCTAAAACTAAAGCAGAAGAAGCCTTAGCATCAGAGTATGGTTTGATAGAAAGTAATACCGAAAATGCATTAAATCCGTTCCCTGTTAATCCTATATGGATTATGACTGTTGCCTGGGGTGACTCTCGTGTAAGTGCTGAGATTATCTCATACATGAAAGGTTATAATGACCCTCGTCTAGATAAACTATTTACAAAATCTTCTTTTAAAGATAAAACTAGTGACTTTGTTGGTTTAAGAGTTGGAATCAAAATTCCTTCCAAAGAATGGGCTAGTAGCTATTCATCAACAACTTATAAAGAGAAAGATCCAGTGAATTGGCTAACTGCTTCTGAAGTTGCTTTCATAAAAGCTGAAGCAGCTTTGAGAGGTTGGAAGGTTAACGGCACTCCTCAAAATCTTTATGAAGAAGGTGTTAGATTGTCTTTTGCACAATGGAATGTAGATGGTTCTGATGCTTATCTTAATGATGCAGAAAGTTTACCAGCAGATTATGTTGATCCTAATAGTAAGGATAATGCTGCTGAAAACAAGAGCGAAATAACTGTGAAATGGGATGAAAGTGCTGATTTTGAGACTAAACTAGAAAGAATAATTACTCAAAAATGGCTAGCTCTATATCCTTTGGGTATGGAAGGTTGGAGTGAACACAGAAGAACTGGTTATCCTTACTTCTTCCCGAATGTTGTAAATGAAGGAAAAGATGAAGATTCTAAGATCCTTTATGCTGAAAGAATACCTTATCCTCCAAGAGAAGCTCAAAATAACTCAGCTAATTATAATAAGGCATTGCAGTTATTAGGTGGACCAGATAGATACGGTACTAAACTATGGTGGGCAAAAAAATAA
- a CDS encoding Transglycosylase-associated protein (InterPro IPR007341~KEGG: bfs:BF4011 putative transmembrane protein, transglycosylase associated~PFAM: Transglycosylase-associated protein~SPTR: Putative uncharacterized protein;~IMG reference gene:2504107074~PFAM: Transglycosylase associated protein), with protein MSFIWFILIGALAGYLAGTFMKGGGLGFIWNLILGVLGGVVGGWVFGLLGLSTNGGLIGSLITSVVGAVLLLYIAKLIARK; from the coding sequence ATGTCATTTATTTGGTTCATTCTGATAGGAGCATTAGCTGGTTATCTAGCTGGAACTTTCATGAAAGGTGGAGGTTTAGGTTTTATTTGGAATTTAATATTAGGTGTTCTTGGTGGAGTAGTAGGAGGCTGGGTGTTTGGTCTGTTAGGACTTTCTACTAATGGTGGACTAATTGGTAGTTTGATAACATCAGTAGTTGGAGCTGTTCTGCTACTTTATATTGCCAAGCTGATAGCTAGAAAATAA
- a CDS encoding replicative DNA helicase (COGs: COG0305 Replicative DNA helicase~InterPro IPR007692:IPR007693:IPR007694~KEGG: bfr:BF2588 DNA helicase~PFAM: DNA helicase, DnaB-like, C-terminal; DNA helicase, DnaB-like, N-terminal~SPTR: DNA helicase;~TIGRFAM: DNA helicase, DnaB type~IMG reference gene:2504107072~PFAM: DnaB-like helicase N terminal domain; DnaB-like helicase C terminal domain~TIGRFAM: replicative DNA helicase), with amino-acid sequence MSDTRMYKRKQEKDAQPLADFGKIQPQAPELEEVVLGALMIEKDAYSLVSEILRPESFYEYRHQLIYAAITDLAMNQKPVDILTVKDQLAKRGDLEDAGGPFYITQLSSKVASSAHIEYHARIIAQKYLARQLITFTSNIQTKAFDETIDVDDLMQEAEGKLFEISQRNLKKDYTQINPVIAEAYEILQKAAARTDGLSGLESGFNKLDKITSGWQNSDLVIIAARPAMGKTAFVLSMAKNIAVDFQEPIALFSLEMSNVQLINRLIVNVCEIPGEKIKSGQLASYEWSQLDYKIKDLFDAPLYVDDTPSLSVFELRTKARRLVREHGVKMIIIDYLQLMNANGMQFGSRQEEVSTISRSLKGLAKELNIPIIALSQLNRGVESREGIDGKRPQLSDLRESGAIEQDADMVCFIHRPEYYKIFQDEKGHDLRGMAEIIIAKHRNGATGDVLLRFKGEYAKFQNPDDDMIIPSPEAPAMLGSKMNQVPESQAPHPAESATTFSTDNGPLPF; translated from the coding sequence ATGTCCGATACAAGAATGTATAAGCGTAAACAAGAAAAGGATGCTCAACCTTTAGCTGATTTTGGGAAGATTCAACCACAAGCTCCCGAGTTAGAAGAGGTAGTACTGGGTGCTCTGATGATTGAAAAAGATGCTTATTCACTTGTTAGTGAAATTCTACGTCCTGAATCTTTTTATGAATACCGTCATCAGTTAATTTATGCTGCAATTACAGACTTGGCCATGAACCAAAAGCCTGTAGATATTTTAACAGTCAAAGATCAATTAGCTAAAAGAGGAGACTTAGAGGATGCGGGTGGACCATTTTATATTACCCAATTAAGTAGTAAAGTGGCTTCTTCGGCACATATTGAATACCATGCTCGGATTATTGCTCAAAAATATTTAGCTCGTCAACTGATTACTTTTACTAGTAATATACAAACAAAAGCTTTTGATGAGACTATTGATGTGGACGACTTAATGCAAGAGGCGGAAGGTAAGCTATTTGAAATTTCTCAAAGGAACTTAAAGAAAGATTATACTCAGATTAATCCTGTCATTGCTGAAGCCTATGAGATTTTACAAAAAGCTGCTGCTCGTACAGACGGTTTAAGCGGTTTGGAGAGTGGTTTTAATAAATTAGATAAGATTACATCTGGATGGCAGAACTCCGATTTAGTTATCATTGCTGCTCGTCCTGCAATGGGTAAAACAGCGTTTGTCCTTTCTATGGCTAAGAATATTGCTGTTGATTTTCAAGAACCTATAGCTCTATTCTCTCTGGAAATGAGCAACGTACAGCTTATTAATCGTCTTATTGTAAATGTGTGTGAAATTCCTGGAGAAAAGATCAAGAGTGGTCAGTTGGCTTCGTATGAATGGTCACAGCTTGATTATAAAATAAAAGATCTTTTTGATGCTCCTCTCTATGTAGATGATACTCCTTCACTTTCAGTTTTTGAATTAAGAACCAAGGCAAGACGCTTGGTTAGAGAACACGGAGTAAAAATGATTATCATTGACTACTTGCAGTTGATGAATGCGAATGGAATGCAGTTTGGAAGCCGTCAAGAAGAGGTGAGTACTATTTCTCGATCTCTAAAGGGTTTAGCTAAGGAGTTGAATATACCTATAATAGCTCTTTCACAGTTAAATCGTGGAGTAGAAAGCCGTGAAGGTATTGATGGAAAACGTCCACAGTTGAGTGATCTTCGTGAATCTGGTGCAATTGAGCAGGATGCCGATATGGTTTGCTTCATTCACCGTCCTGAATATTATAAAATCTTTCAAGATGAAAAAGGCCATGATTTACGAGGTATGGCAGAGATTATTATAGCCAAACACCGTAATGGTGCAACAGGTGACGTGCTTCTTCGATTTAAAGGAGAGTATGCGAAGTTCCAAAACCCCGATGATGACATGATTATCCCTTCTCCTGAAGCACCTGCTATGTTGGGATCGAAAATGAATCAAGTTCCCGAATCTCAAGCTCCACATCCGGCAGAAAGTGCCACTACTTTCTCTACAGATAATGGACCACTACCTTTTTAA
- a CDS encoding 4-diphosphocytidyl-2-C-methyl-D-erythritolkinase (COGs: COG1947 4-diphosphocytidyl-2C-methyl-D-erythritol 2-phosphate synthase~HAMAP: 4-diphosphocytidyl-2C-methyl-D-erythritol kinase~InterPro IPR004424:IPR006204:IPR013750~KEGG: bfs:BF2610 4-diphosphocytidyl-2-C-methyl-D-erythritol kinase~PFAM: GHMP kinase; GHMP kinase, C-terminal~SPTR: Putative uncharacterized protein;~TIGRFAM: 4-diphosphocytidyl-2C-methyl-D-erythritol kinase~IMG reference gene:2504107071~PFAM: GHMP kinases C terminal; GHMP kinases N terminal domain~TIGRFAM: 4-diphosphocytidyl-2C-methyl-D-erythritol kinase), whose translation MISFPNAKINLGLNIVGKRADGYHNLETIFYPIPLEDILEIEVLDHTEKPFELSISGIPIEGNLANNLVVKAYLLLKEKYNLPPIHIYLHKNIPSGAGLGGGSSDAAFMLKLLNDTFELNLTTTELEEHAAKLGADCAFFIQNKPTFAEGIGNIFSSIELNLSGYQIFLIKPDVFISTAMAFSNIKPHQPELNLKEIIQKPIAQWHKWMANDFEESIFKEIPELGKIKEELYQAGAIYASMSGAGSSIYGIFKDNCTLIPNSNEGKYLLNL comes from the coding sequence ATGATATCATTTCCTAATGCAAAAATAAATCTAGGTCTGAATATAGTGGGTAAACGTGCTGATGGATACCATAATCTGGAAACTATTTTCTACCCTATTCCACTTGAAGACATATTAGAAATTGAAGTTTTAGATCATACAGAAAAACCGTTTGAATTATCCATAAGTGGTATTCCAATAGAGGGTAATCTAGCAAATAATTTAGTAGTAAAAGCATATCTTCTGTTAAAAGAAAAATATAATTTACCTCCGATCCACATCTACCTACATAAAAACATTCCATCTGGTGCAGGCTTGGGTGGTGGTTCTTCAGATGCAGCTTTTATGCTCAAACTGCTCAATGACACCTTCGAACTGAACCTCACAACAACAGAGTTGGAAGAACATGCTGCAAAGCTAGGGGCAGATTGTGCTTTTTTTATCCAAAACAAACCCACATTTGCCGAAGGTATAGGGAATATATTCAGCTCTATTGAACTTAATCTATCGGGCTACCAAATATTTCTTATTAAGCCAGATGTATTTATCTCTACAGCTATGGCTTTTTCAAACATCAAGCCTCATCAACCTGAACTCAATCTAAAAGAAATTATTCAAAAACCCATCGCACAATGGCATAAATGGATGGCTAACGATTTTGAAGAAAGTATCTTTAAAGAAATCCCGGAACTTGGAAAAATCAAAGAAGAACTCTATCAAGCAGGAGCAATTTATGCATCAATGTCGGGAGCTGGTTCTTCTATTTATGGCATTTTTAAAGATAATTGTACTCTGATACCAAATTCTAATGAAGGCAAATACTTATTGAATCTTTAA
- a CDS encoding hypothetical protein (KEGG: tet:TTHERM_00773480 Protein kinase domain containing protein~SPTR: Putative permease;~IMG reference gene:2504107073), whose translation MKSIFPKIIATLLAMCLFFVVGYLILEITGALEFHSYRESSVPCVVLFIAFLFTLNAIWRKRGIKPENKDSVE comes from the coding sequence ATGAAATCAATATTTCCCAAAATAATTGCAACATTACTGGCTATGTGTCTTTTCTTTGTTGTGGGGTATCTTATTTTAGAAATAACAGGAGCTTTAGAATTTCATTCTTATAGAGAATCAAGTGTTCCTTGTGTCGTTCTTTTTATAGCCTTTTTATTCACACTAAATGCTATATGGAGAAAAAGAGGAATTAAGCCAGAAAATAAAGATTCTGTAGAATAA